A part of Cotesia glomerata isolate CgM1 linkage group LG4, MPM_Cglom_v2.3, whole genome shotgun sequence genomic DNA contains:
- the LOC123262354 gene encoding protein arginine N-methyltransferase 1, translated as MNIDTSDSDGSGDDWDELKEDELINISCLFCKDEFQGYNDALNHIKLQHLFDMPKLIKDYQLDDYSFRKFINFVRQHKLTPNDIGSIKCDTWDNDRYLTPIIPDDAWLMFDIEELDDNLITNHRSIEVIEEVNEPHTPINNERLNSYPVNAENGCVTLSEQHFVELQKTIKELKLQLKQREAAYFCAKEQIEEMQKKVQNLIIEDDVDIPKRLLNSTGVLNDDGYFNTYSHFAIHHEMLTDTVRTESYRDALLTNSHLFNNCTMLDVGCGTGILSMFAAKSGCKKIISVDQSDVIYHAMDIVRENNLNDVIELKKGRLEDINLGIDKVDAIVSEWMGYFLLFEGMLDTVIYARDHHLKAGGKLLPNRCTLSVVGSGDTKRYIDLVDYWSNVYGFKMSCMKAKVVKEPSIEISNVKDIVTNVSLIQNFDLYTVDTNCVNFTAPFEFNIKKTGSLTAIIGYFDVFFDLDNPVKFSTGPHSQPTHWKQTVFSLSEPISITEGEVINGKLICQRHPKDNRALIITIVIKNHSQVYYLD; from the exons atgaACATCGATACAAGTGACAGTGATGGTAGCGGGGATGATTGGGATGAATTAAAAGAAGacgaattaataaatatttcttgttTATTTTGCAAAGATGAGTTTCAAGGTTATAACGATGCTTTGAATCACATCAAGTTACAACATCTATTTGATATGCCAAAATTAATAAAGGATTATCAGTTAGATGATTAttcttttagaaaatttattaactttgtCAGACAGCATAAATTAACGCCAAATGATATTGGGTCAATTAAATGTGATACATGGGATAATGATAGATATCTAACACCCATTATTCCAGATGATGCTTGGTTGATGTTCG ATATTGAAGAATTGGATGACAACTTGATCACAAATCACCGTTCAATCGAAGTAATCGAAGAAGTTAATGAACCTCATACACCAATAAACAATGAAAGATTAAATTCTTACCCCGTCAATGCTGAAAATGGCTGTGTTACATTATCAGAACAGCATTTCGTCGAGttacaaaaaacaattaaggaattgaaattacaattaaaacaaCGTGAAGCAGCCTATTTTTGTGCTAAAGAG caAATTgaagaaatgcaaaaaaaagtacaaaatctaattattgaaGATGATGTAGATATACCTAAAAGATTATTGAATAGTACAGGTGTGCTTAACGACGACGGCTATTTCAATACTTACAGCCATTTTGCTATTCATCACGAAATGCTGACG gataCAGTGAGAACAGAAAGTTATCGTGATGCACTTTTAACCAATTCtcatttgtttaataattgtaCGATGCTAGATGTCGGTTGTGGCACTGGTATTTTGTCAATGTTTGCTGCCAAATCAggatgtaaaaaaatcataagtgTGGACCAATCTGATGTTATTTATCATGCAATGGATATCGTCAG agaaaataatttgaatgatGTAATTGAATTGAAAAAGGGACGATTAGAAGATATTAATCTTGGAATTGATAAAGTTGATGCAATTGTATCAGAATGGATGGGATACTTTTTACTATTTGAAGGAATGTTGGATACAGTGATTTACGCCCGTGATCATCATTTAAAAGCGGGCGGAAAATTGTTACCTAATCGTTGCACTCTAAGTGTAGTGGGTAGTGGTGACACga aacGTTACATCGACCTTGTAGATTACTGGTCGAATGTTTATGGATTTAAAATGAGTTGTATGAAAGCTAAAGTTGTCAAAGAGCCAAGTATCGAAATTTCTAATGTTAAAGATATCGTTACAAACGTATCGctgattcaaaatttcgatCTTTATACAGTTGATACGAATTGCGTGAATTTTACTGCGCCTTTTgagtttaatataaaaaaaactggctCACTTACTGCTATTATTGgatattttgatgttttcTTCGATCTTGACAATCCAGTCAAGTTTAGTACGGGACCACATAGTCAGCCTACTCATTGGAAACAAACAGTCTTTTCCCTCAGTGAACCAATCAGCATTACCGAAG gtgaaGTAATCAATGGGAAACTGATTTGTCAACGACATCCAAAAGATAATCGtgcattaataattactattgtaattaaaaatcatagtCAAGTTTACTATCTTGATTAG